A genomic segment from Vicinamibacteria bacterium encodes:
- a CDS encoding pyridoxine 5'-phosphate synthase, translating into MSADLGTRAGAPRLGVNIDHVATVRQARRVAEPDPVQAAVLAELGGADGITVHLRADRRHIQDRDVEILRQVVRTRLNVELAASQEMVRLALTVKPDQVTLVPERREEISTEGGLDVVLNSVQLKPVVKMLREGGVAVSLFVDPDLEQVKEAHKLDAHATEINTAAYAEARDDRSRAAILRRVADAARLGRKLGLAVHAGHGLTYQNVGALASLSEITELNIGHSIVARAVLVGMERAVREMVEAIRRR; encoded by the coding sequence GTGAGCGCGGACTTAGGGACGCGCGCGGGTGCGCCTCGCCTGGGCGTGAACATCGACCACGTGGCCACCGTTCGCCAGGCCCGGCGGGTGGCGGAGCCGGACCCGGTTCAGGCCGCCGTGCTGGCCGAGCTGGGGGGGGCGGACGGCATCACCGTCCATCTGCGTGCGGACCGCCGTCACATTCAGGACCGCGACGTGGAGATCCTCCGCCAGGTGGTGAGGACCCGGCTGAACGTGGAGCTGGCCGCCTCCCAGGAGATGGTGAGGCTCGCCCTCACCGTGAAGCCGGACCAGGTGACCCTGGTCCCCGAGCGCCGCGAGGAGATAAGCACCGAGGGGGGGTTGGACGTGGTCTTGAACAGCGTCCAGCTCAAACCGGTGGTGAAGATGCTCCGGGAGGGGGGTGTCGCGGTCAGCCTCTTCGTGGACCCCGACCTCGAGCAGGTCAAGGAGGCTCACAAACTGGACGCCCACGCGACCGAGATCAACACCGCCGCCTACGCGGAGGCCCGCGACGACCGCTCTCGCGCCGCCATCCTGCGCCGGGTCGCGGACGCCGCGCGCCTAGGCCGAAAGCTGGGCCTGGCCGTGCATGCCGGGCACGGCCTCACCTACCAGAACGTGGGCGCCCTCGCCTCCCTCTCCGAGATAACGGAGCTGAATATCGGCCACAGCATCGTGGCCCGGGCCGTGCTCGTAGGGATGGAGCGCGCGGTGCGGGAGATGGTGGAGGCGATCCGGAGACGGTGA